The Methylobacterium sp. PvR107 genome contains a region encoding:
- a CDS encoding Re/Si-specific NAD(P)(+) transhydrogenase subunit alpha — MRIAVLSETDSAEPRVSAVPETVKKFKALGADVVVQSGAGQKAGILDAEYEAAGAEVAGSAADAARDADLVLKVRRPSGEELPQLKRGATVIAIMDPYGNEAALKAMADAGVAGFAMELMPRITRAQVMDVLSSQANLAGYRAVVDGAAEYGRAMPMMMTAAGTVPAARVFVMGVGVAGLQAIATARRLGAVVTATDVRPATKEQVESLGAKFVAVEDDEFKQAETAGGYAKEMSAEYQKKQAELVKGHIAKQDIVITTALIPGRAAPKLVSEEMVASMKPGSVLVDLAVERGGNVAGAKAGEVVITDRGVKIVGHVNVPGRLAATASSLYARNLYAFAETLIDKESKALAINWDDELVKATNLTRDGSVVHASFQPKTDGPASEAASVGLAKSEANKASGAQ, encoded by the coding sequence ATGCGCATTGCTGTGCTGTCCGAGACCGACTCCGCGGAACCGCGCGTGTCCGCGGTCCCCGAGACCGTCAAGAAGTTCAAGGCTCTCGGCGCCGATGTCGTGGTGCAGTCGGGTGCCGGCCAGAAGGCCGGCATTCTCGACGCCGAGTACGAGGCGGCTGGAGCTGAGGTCGCGGGAAGCGCGGCCGATGCGGCGCGCGATGCCGACCTCGTCCTCAAGGTGCGGCGCCCGAGCGGCGAAGAGCTGCCTCAGCTCAAGCGCGGCGCCACCGTGATCGCGATCATGGATCCCTACGGCAACGAGGCCGCCCTCAAGGCGATGGCCGATGCCGGCGTCGCAGGCTTCGCGATGGAGCTGATGCCGCGCATCACCCGCGCGCAGGTCATGGACGTTCTCTCCTCGCAGGCGAACCTCGCGGGCTACCGCGCGGTGGTCGACGGCGCCGCCGAATACGGCCGGGCCATGCCGATGATGATGACCGCCGCCGGCACCGTGCCGGCCGCCCGCGTCTTCGTGATGGGTGTCGGCGTTGCCGGCCTGCAGGCCATCGCCACGGCGCGACGCCTCGGCGCCGTCGTGACCGCCACCGACGTGCGCCCTGCCACCAAAGAGCAGGTCGAATCGCTCGGCGCCAAGTTCGTCGCCGTCGAGGACGACGAGTTCAAGCAGGCTGAGACCGCCGGCGGCTACGCCAAGGAGATGTCGGCCGAGTACCAGAAAAAGCAGGCGGAGCTGGTCAAGGGCCACATCGCCAAGCAGGACATCGTCATCACCACCGCGTTGATCCCGGGCCGTGCCGCGCCGAAGCTGGTCTCGGAGGAAATGGTCGCGTCCATGAAGCCGGGCTCGGTCCTGGTGGATCTCGCGGTCGAGCGCGGCGGCAACGTTGCCGGAGCCAAGGCCGGCGAAGTCGTCATCACGGACCGCGGCGTGAAGATCGTCGGCCACGTCAACGTCCCCGGCCGCCTCGCCGCAACGGCGTCGAGCCTGTACGCCCGCAACCTCTACGCGTTCGCCGAGACCCTGATCGACAAGGAGTCGAAGGCGCTCGCCATCAACTGGGACGACGAGCTGGTGAAGGCCACGAACCTCACCCGCGATGGCTCGGTCGTCCACGCATCCTTCCAGCCCAAGACCGACGGCCCGGCCTCGGAGGCCGCATCCGTAGGGCTCGCCAAGTCGGAGGCCAACAAGGCCTCCGGCGCGCAGTGA
- a CDS encoding DUF882 domain-containing protein: protein MPSLPRSLRTFAMALTGVALGLIAGTAETEDAVANGDTRALTIYHTHTQESATITFKRDGRYDRAALEQLNWLLRDWRVNEPTKMDPRLFDTVWEAYRQVGASQPIHVVSAYRSPGTNAMLRRRSKMVAEYSQHMLGKAMDFFLPDVSIDRIREVGLQMQRGGVGWYPHAGTPFVHLDVGSVRMWPRMTHDQLARLFPDGKTVLLPSDNRPFPRYEEAKAEILARGGTVAGLTTQMASGEEEDGPGLFGFLASLFGGSRSAPEPAPPPAVAAKARRAPIVAVASADPQDPVGTRTALAYAAPTANNPQRDSLLQREQATAPDGKPADAKSLLTAAQPAAAAEEAVLSVVAPLPPRRPSDLAAVMAAIAMPLPPPRPVQFAALNGGMANLPAPVESRAAAAMPASARARILVAPDADAKMQLRALFDAASAGPVASPASRNAPVRVATTRVRDAAPDAVVAAAPDRVATRFSARSPGDDLTAARFTGSAARSVSGSR from the coding sequence GTGCCGAGTCTCCCGCGCTCCCTTCGCACCTTCGCCATGGCCCTTACGGGCGTCGCGCTGGGCTTGATCGCGGGCACGGCCGAGACCGAGGACGCGGTCGCGAACGGCGACACGCGCGCTCTCACGATCTATCACACACATACGCAGGAGAGCGCGACCATCACGTTCAAGCGCGATGGCCGCTACGACCGCGCGGCCCTCGAGCAGCTGAACTGGCTCCTGCGCGACTGGCGCGTCAACGAGCCCACCAAGATGGACCCGCGCCTGTTCGACACGGTCTGGGAGGCCTACCGGCAGGTCGGCGCGAGCCAGCCGATCCACGTCGTCTCCGCTTACCGCTCCCCCGGCACCAACGCGATGCTGCGCCGCCGCTCCAAGATGGTGGCCGAGTACAGCCAGCACATGCTCGGCAAGGCCATGGACTTCTTCCTGCCGGACGTTTCGATCGACCGCATCCGTGAGGTCGGCCTCCAGATGCAGCGCGGCGGCGTCGGCTGGTATCCGCATGCCGGCACGCCGTTCGTGCACCTCGATGTCGGCTCCGTACGCATGTGGCCGCGCATGACGCACGATCAGCTCGCTCGCCTCTTCCCCGACGGCAAGACCGTGCTTCTGCCAAGCGACAACAGGCCCTTCCCGCGCTACGAGGAGGCGAAGGCTGAGATCCTTGCCCGAGGCGGCACCGTCGCGGGCCTCACCACGCAGATGGCGAGCGGCGAGGAAGAGGACGGACCGGGCCTGTTCGGCTTCCTGGCGAGCCTGTTCGGCGGCAGCCGCTCCGCTCCGGAACCTGCGCCGCCGCCCGCCGTCGCCGCGAAGGCCCGCCGGGCGCCGATCGTGGCCGTGGCGAGCGCCGATCCGCAGGATCCGGTCGGCACGCGCACCGCCCTCGCCTACGCGGCGCCCACGGCCAACAATCCTCAGCGCGACTCGCTGCTGCAGCGCGAGCAGGCCACGGCGCCTGACGGCAAGCCCGCCGACGCCAAATCGCTCCTCACGGCAGCGCAACCGGCCGCCGCCGCTGAGGAGGCGGTGCTGTCGGTGGTTGCGCCGCTGCCGCCGCGCCGACCCTCGGATCTTGCTGCGGTTATGGCGGCCATCGCGATGCCGCTCCCGCCGCCGCGTCCGGTCCAGTTCGCCGCGCTGAACGGCGGTATGGCAAACCTCCCCGCCCCTGTCGAAAGCCGCGCCGCGGCTGCGATGCCCGCGTCGGCCCGTGCCCGCATCCTGGTCGCCCCGGACGCCGACGCCAAGATGCAACTGCGCGCCCTGTTTGATGCGGCGTCGGCGGGTCCCGTGGCGTCGCCGGCGAGCCGCAACGCACCGGTTCGCGTCGCAACCACCCGTGTCCGCGATGCGGCGCCCGACGCCGTAGTCGCGGCGGCCCCGGATCGCGTCGCGACGCGGTTCAGTGCGCGAAGCCCGGGAGATGACCTGACGGCGGCCCGGTTCACAGGCTCGGCAGCGCGGTCCGTGTCAGGGTCGCGCTGA
- a CDS encoding M3 family oligoendopeptidase, whose amino-acid sequence MMPSHTASTVNVRLPEGVSAARAAAKAADLGHLPEWDLSDLYAGLDDPEFSADMSRAEEECRRFSETYAGRIAEIASGADASARLAEAVRAYEGIEELLGKLMSFAGLVYSSDTTDEARAKFYGDTRERLTSASSDLLFFALELNRADDAAVDAAMADGALARYAPWIEDLRREKPHQLDDRTEKLFLEKSVTSNAAWDRLFNETIASLRFTVQGEEMPLEPTLNKLQDPDGAVRKEAAGAVSDVLRGHLRVFTLITNTLAKDKEISDRWRGFKDVADARHLANRVEPEVVEALVDAVRAAYPRLSHRYYKLKAKWFGRETLPYWDRNAPLPTVEQRTIPWTEARDTVLSAYDAFSPKMAGIARRFFDESWIDAPTRPGKAPGAFAHPTVPSVHPYVLVNYQGKPRDVMTLAHELGHGVHQVLAGPNGALMAPTPLTLAETASVFGEMLTFRKLLGATTATSQRRAMLAAKVEDMINTVVRQIAFYSFERKVHLARAKGELTTDQINALWLSVQAESLGPAITLDAGYEPFWAYIPHFIHSPFYVYAYAFGDCLVNSLYGVYAQAEEGFVERYFALLSAGGSKPYGELLAPFGLDAKDPGFWQIGLGMIEGMIAELEGMEGQG is encoded by the coding sequence ATGATGCCGAGCCACACCGCATCGACGGTGAACGTCCGACTGCCGGAAGGCGTGAGCGCCGCGCGCGCCGCCGCGAAGGCTGCCGACCTCGGTCATCTCCCGGAATGGGATCTCTCGGATCTCTATGCCGGCCTCGACGACCCGGAGTTTTCCGCCGACATGAGCCGTGCCGAGGAGGAGTGCCGTCGCTTCTCCGAGACCTATGCCGGCCGCATCGCAGAGATCGCGTCCGGCGCCGACGCGTCCGCGCGCCTTGCCGAGGCGGTCCGCGCGTACGAGGGGATTGAGGAACTCCTCGGCAAGCTGATGTCCTTTGCCGGACTGGTCTACTCCAGTGACACCACCGACGAGGCGCGGGCGAAATTCTATGGCGACACGCGCGAGCGGTTGACGAGCGCCTCGTCCGATCTGCTGTTCTTTGCTTTGGAGCTGAACCGGGCTGACGATGCGGCGGTGGATGCCGCGATGGCCGACGGTGCACTCGCCCGCTACGCGCCCTGGATCGAGGATCTCCGCAGGGAGAAGCCGCACCAGCTCGACGACCGGACCGAGAAGCTGTTCCTTGAGAAGTCGGTTACGTCGAATGCGGCCTGGGACCGGCTGTTCAACGAGACGATCGCGTCACTGCGCTTCACCGTGCAGGGTGAGGAGATGCCGCTCGAGCCTACGCTGAACAAGCTTCAGGATCCGGACGGTGCCGTTCGAAAGGAGGCTGCCGGCGCGGTCAGTGATGTTCTACGCGGCCATCTGCGCGTCTTCACGCTGATCACCAACACGCTGGCGAAGGACAAGGAGATTTCCGACCGCTGGCGCGGCTTCAAGGACGTCGCCGACGCACGCCACCTCGCCAACCGGGTCGAACCGGAGGTCGTCGAGGCACTGGTCGACGCGGTACGGGCCGCTTATCCGCGCCTGTCGCACCGCTACTACAAGCTGAAGGCCAAGTGGTTCGGACGGGAGACGCTGCCCTACTGGGACCGCAATGCGCCGCTCCCGACGGTCGAGCAGCGGACGATTCCCTGGACGGAGGCCCGCGATACGGTGCTGTCCGCTTACGACGCGTTCTCGCCGAAGATGGCGGGCATCGCCCGGCGCTTCTTCGACGAGAGCTGGATCGACGCGCCGACCCGGCCCGGCAAGGCGCCGGGGGCCTTCGCCCACCCCACCGTCCCGTCCGTCCACCCCTACGTGCTGGTGAATTATCAGGGCAAGCCGCGGGACGTGATGACCCTGGCTCACGAACTCGGCCACGGTGTCCATCAGGTGCTGGCCGGCCCGAACGGCGCGCTGATGGCCCCGACGCCCCTGACGCTGGCCGAGACCGCGAGCGTGTTCGGCGAGATGCTGACCTTCCGCAAGCTGCTCGGGGCCACCACCGCCACGAGCCAGCGCCGGGCGATGCTCGCCGCGAAGGTCGAGGACATGATCAACACGGTGGTGCGCCAGATCGCGTTCTATTCGTTCGAGCGCAAGGTGCATCTCGCGCGCGCCAAGGGTGAGCTGACGACCGATCAGATCAACGCCCTGTGGCTGTCGGTGCAGGCGGAATCGCTCGGTCCGGCGATCACGCTCGATGCGGGCTACGAGCCGTTCTGGGCCTATATCCCCCACTTCATCCACTCACCGTTCTACGTCTACGCCTATGCATTCGGCGATTGCCTCGTGAACTCCCTCTACGGTGTCTATGCGCAGGCGGAGGAGGGTTTCGTCGAGCGTTACTTCGCGCTGCTCTCGGCGGGCGGCTCGAAGCCGTATGGCGAGCTGCTGGCGCCCTTCGGCCTCGACGCGAAGGATCCGGGCTTCTGGCAGATCGGCCTCGGGATGATCGAGGGGATGATTGCGGAGCTGGAAGGGATGGAAGGACAGGGCTGA
- a CDS encoding sigma-54 dependent transcriptional regulator: MSTTVLIVDDDPVQRRLAEAAVRRFGFEARVAETGAEALALLRSEGADVVLLDLVMPELDGLGVLAEMRKTGLATPVIVQTSNGSIDTVVTAMRAGAVDFVVKPAGAERLQVSIKNALRVDTLEEEVRRMRRRASGALTFKDLTSKSPDMERVIRLAERAAKSNIPVLIEGESGVGKEVLARAIQGSGDRRGKPFVTVNCGAIPENLVESTLFGHEKGAFTGATEKHAGKFVEASGGTLFLDEIGELPLDAQVKLLRALQEGEVDPVGGKRSVRVDIRLVSATNRSLLDLVKQGKFREDLYYRLNVFPMTLPPLRARREDIPDLVRSFCARFAAEEGKRVRAISPEAMALLTRYPWPGNVRQLENALFRAVVLADGDELTVAEFPQIAAQVEGFDVRIPAAPTQAQMPTYIPEPVREIVRVEVRDPHAMSLVAEETGEMKPMDVLEAEIIRYALQFYRQRMSEVSRRLGIGRSTLYRKLKDLGLEDEEKTEDAA; this comes from the coding sequence ATGTCCACAACCGTGCTCATCGTGGACGACGATCCGGTCCAGCGGCGTCTCGCCGAGGCGGCGGTGCGCCGGTTCGGCTTCGAGGCGCGGGTCGCCGAGACGGGGGCGGAAGCCCTCGCGCTGCTGAGATCCGAGGGCGCGGACGTGGTGCTGCTCGATCTGGTCATGCCGGAACTCGACGGCCTCGGCGTGCTGGCGGAGATGCGCAAGACCGGGCTCGCCACGCCGGTCATCGTCCAGACGTCCAACGGCTCGATCGACACGGTGGTCACCGCCATGCGCGCCGGCGCCGTCGATTTCGTGGTCAAGCCCGCCGGCGCCGAGCGGCTGCAGGTCTCGATCAAGAACGCCCTTCGGGTCGACACCCTGGAGGAGGAGGTGCGCCGCATGCGCCGCCGCGCCTCCGGCGCGCTCACCTTCAAGGACCTGACCTCCAAGAGCCCCGACATGGAGCGGGTCATCCGCCTCGCCGAGCGGGCCGCGAAATCCAACATCCCGGTGCTCATCGAGGGCGAGTCCGGCGTCGGCAAGGAAGTGCTGGCCCGGGCGATCCAGGGCTCGGGCGACCGGCGCGGCAAGCCGTTCGTGACCGTCAATTGCGGGGCCATTCCCGAGAACCTCGTGGAATCGACCCTCTTCGGCCACGAGAAGGGTGCATTCACCGGCGCCACCGAGAAGCATGCCGGCAAATTCGTCGAGGCGTCGGGCGGCACGCTGTTCCTCGACGAGATCGGCGAACTCCCGCTCGATGCACAGGTGAAGCTGCTGCGCGCCCTGCAGGAAGGTGAGGTCGACCCGGTCGGCGGCAAGCGCTCGGTGCGGGTCGACATCCGCCTCGTCTCGGCGACCAACCGTTCGCTGCTCGACCTCGTGAAGCAGGGTAAATTCCGCGAGGATCTGTATTACCGCCTCAACGTCTTCCCGATGACCCTGCCGCCGCTTCGGGCGCGCCGCGAGGACATTCCCGACCTCGTCCGCTCGTTCTGCGCGCGCTTCGCCGCCGAGGAGGGCAAGCGGGTCCGGGCGATCAGCCCGGAAGCCATGGCACTGCTCACGCGCTATCCCTGGCCCGGCAACGTCCGCCAATTGGAGAACGCCCTGTTCCGCGCCGTCGTCCTCGCCGACGGGGACGAGCTGACGGTCGCCGAGTTCCCGCAAATCGCCGCGCAGGTCGAGGGCTTCGACGTGCGTATTCCGGCGGCACCCACCCAGGCGCAGATGCCGACCTATATCCCTGAGCCGGTGCGCGAGATCGTGCGCGTCGAGGTCCGTGATCCGCACGCCATGTCGCTCGTCGCCGAGGAGACCGGCGAGATGAAGCCGATGGACGTGCTCGAGGCGGAGATCATCCGCTATGCCCTGCAATTCTACCGTCAGCGGATGTCGGAGGTGTCGCGCCGCCTCGGCATCGGGCGGTCGACGCTCTATCGGAAGCTGAAAGATCTCGGCCTCGAAGACGAGGAGAAGACCGAGGACGCCGCCTGA
- a CDS encoding murein L,D-transpeptidase, producing the protein MRVPRSSLMALAALLTGTLASAGAFGAETAALDKAIADTPPSSPPVLSSPSDPVTTALPDYKPDAPAAEPTPAPTVAAPVAPADPLGAAILARFSDNAPLLLRLTGKERDAIRSFYEARAYKPLWIADGAWTEAAKAVASRLAAAGEDGLDARAYTVPNLAEKPDEKAIADAELRLSAAAVLYARDARGGRINLPSISRLITPTLDLPAGQDVLAKLADAGAKTGDALQSYNPATPGYLALKTRLAGLRGPAPAAAKPLRLPSGPALRSGMRDPRVPLLRAHFGLENRPAGTFDRGPGDPEDYDSVVADAVAKFQRGRGLPGNGVLNIQTVLALADAGRSARPTGSEAELIVNMERWRWLPGDLGSDYILVNIPEYRLRAYRGGTLRDEARVIVGKPESRTPLFSGLMEYAVVNPSWYVPPSILKTMAPKLAGYGGKTWGGYEVVRHSGHISLRQPPGERNALGFIKFMFPNQHAVYLHDTPNRSLFSASKRDFSHGCVRVDDPFRLADVVLPDWSEERLKKLIGKGERTLRLPQKLPVHLAYFTAYVDDGGTYRTLPDLYGYDAPMRAALGLPGGGNPAMARLPDEAPRRKAERAPTPPPARTVQRRVTHRHVVDQWPGNRYEEVDAPRRPSRRAARADSAPEFGEPGLWTPAPQQAAPRSWW; encoded by the coding sequence ATGCGCGTCCCGCGCTCCAGCCTCATGGCGCTGGCCGCCCTCTTGACCGGTACGCTGGCCTCGGCCGGCGCCTTCGGCGCCGAAACGGCCGCGCTCGACAAAGCGATCGCCGATACGCCGCCATCCTCGCCGCCCGTGCTCTCCTCGCCGTCGGATCCCGTCACGACGGCGCTTCCTGATTACAAGCCGGACGCGCCTGCAGCCGAGCCCACACCGGCCCCAACGGTCGCGGCGCCGGTCGCGCCTGCCGATCCCCTGGGTGCCGCGATCCTGGCCCGCTTCAGTGACAACGCGCCGCTGCTCCTGCGCCTCACGGGCAAGGAGCGGGACGCGATCAGGTCGTTCTACGAGGCTCGCGCCTACAAGCCGCTTTGGATCGCCGACGGGGCCTGGACCGAAGCCGCGAAGGCGGTCGCGTCGCGGCTCGCGGCCGCCGGGGAGGACGGGCTCGACGCGCGCGCCTACACGGTCCCCAATCTCGCCGAGAAGCCGGACGAGAAGGCCATTGCCGATGCAGAGCTGCGCTTGTCGGCTGCGGCCGTCCTCTACGCCCGGGACGCCCGTGGCGGCCGGATCAATCTCCCGTCGATATCGCGGCTGATCACCCCGACGCTTGATCTGCCGGCCGGCCAAGATGTGCTGGCGAAGCTGGCCGATGCCGGCGCGAAGACCGGCGATGCGCTCCAGAGCTATAACCCGGCCACCCCGGGCTATCTGGCTCTCAAGACGCGGCTCGCGGGTCTGCGCGGGCCGGCGCCCGCAGCGGCGAAGCCGCTGCGCCTGCCATCCGGACCGGCTCTGCGCTCCGGGATGCGCGATCCGCGTGTGCCGCTCCTGCGGGCGCATTTCGGCCTCGAGAACCGGCCCGCCGGCACATTCGACCGCGGTCCCGGCGACCCGGAGGATTACGATTCCGTCGTCGCCGATGCCGTGGCGAAGTTCCAGCGCGGCCGTGGGCTGCCCGGAAACGGCGTCCTGAATATCCAGACCGTGCTGGCGCTGGCCGATGCCGGCCGTTCGGCGCGGCCGACGGGCAGCGAGGCCGAGCTGATCGTCAATATGGAGCGCTGGCGATGGCTGCCCGGCGATCTCGGGTCCGACTACATCCTGGTCAACATTCCCGAATATCGTCTGCGCGCCTATCGCGGCGGCACCCTGCGCGACGAGGCGCGCGTCATCGTGGGCAAGCCGGAATCGCGTACGCCCCTGTTCTCGGGGCTGATGGAATATGCGGTCGTCAATCCGTCCTGGTACGTACCGCCCTCGATCCTGAAGACGATGGCGCCGAAGCTCGCCGGCTACGGCGGCAAGACCTGGGGCGGCTACGAGGTCGTCCGCCACAGCGGCCACATCTCGCTGCGGCAGCCGCCGGGCGAGCGCAACGCGCTCGGCTTCATCAAGTTCATGTTCCCCAATCAGCACGCGGTCTATCTGCACGATACGCCAAACCGCTCGCTGTTCTCGGCCTCCAAGCGCGACTTCAGTCACGGCTGCGTGCGCGTCGACGATCCGTTCCGGCTCGCGGATGTGGTCCTGCCGGACTGGTCCGAAGAGCGGCTGAAGAAGCTGATCGGCAAGGGCGAGCGCACGCTCCGGCTTCCGCAGAAACTGCCGGTGCACCTCGCCTACTTCACCGCCTATGTGGACGATGGCGGCACCTACCGCACCCTGCCCGACCTCTACGGCTACGACGCGCCGATGCGTGCAGCCCTCGGGCTGCCCGGTGGTGGCAATCCGGCGATGGCGCGACTTCCGGACGAGGCGCCGCGGCGCAAAGCCGAGCGTGCGCCGACACCTCCGCCGGCACGTACCGTTCAGCGCCGGGTGACGCACCGCCACGTCGTCGACCAATGGCCGGGCAACCGCTACGAAGAGGTCGATGCGCCGCGCCGTCCGTCGCGCCGGGCCGCACGGGCCGACAGCGCTCCGGAATTCGGTGAGCCGGGTCTCTGGACGCCGGCCCCGCAGCAGGCGGCCCCGCGGAGCTGGTGGTAG
- a CDS encoding aa3-type cytochrome c oxidase subunit IV, giving the protein MAESDTVAGHTYSPAMDARTHEQTYRGFVRFVEIATGVVICWVLALAVGGIREAWLLAIVGVIVSGAAGAVGALAPAVGWRAPVVVAVLLLLYLFFA; this is encoded by the coding sequence ATGGCTGAGAGTGACACGGTGGCCGGGCACACCTACAGCCCGGCGATGGACGCGCGGACGCACGAGCAGACCTATCGCGGATTCGTCCGCTTCGTCGAGATCGCCACTGGCGTCGTGATCTGCTGGGTGCTGGCGCTGGCCGTCGGCGGGATTCGCGAAGCATGGCTTCTGGCCATCGTCGGCGTGATCGTTTCGGGTGCGGCGGGCGCGGTGGGTGCCCTGGCCCCGGCCGTGGGCTGGCGTGCACCAGTGGTCGTCGCCGTCCTTCTGCTGCTCTACCTGTTCTTCGCCTGA
- a CDS encoding AarF/ABC1/UbiB kinase family protein gives MAETDREANRFSARAGRYASVGANVGGVAARMAMSRLFGKEGTTNAAALAQALGGLKGPIMKVAQLLATVPDLLPPEYAAELQKLQADAPPMGAAFVRRRMQSELGAGWQARFGSFDLKPAAAASLGQVHRATSKDGERLACKLQYPDMQSAVEADLKQLELAFALHRRMNSWLDTREIAKEIGARVREELDYEREAKHAALYGAVLKDIAAVRVPQVHPSLSTKRLLTLGWLDGDRILGFAEEPVEVRNRIAQAMFKAWWHPFSRAAVIHGDPHLGNYTVFSEGGEAVGINLLDYGCVRIFHPRFVGGVVDLYRGLLTGDEARIVHAYEVWGFKNLDREKIEILNIWARFIYGPLLEDRTRTVADGVKPGEYGRRQAFEVHQALKERGPVTVPQEFVFMDRAAVGLGAVFLHLRSELNYHRLFEAEIEHFSLDTLAERQGRALAEAGLPNPA, from the coding sequence ATGGCCGAGACCGATCGCGAAGCCAACCGCTTCTCCGCCCGCGCCGGGCGCTACGCCAGCGTGGGCGCCAATGTCGGGGGCGTCGCCGCCAGGATGGCGATGTCCCGGCTGTTCGGCAAGGAGGGCACCACCAACGCCGCGGCCCTGGCCCAGGCGCTTGGTGGACTGAAGGGGCCGATCATGAAGGTGGCCCAATTGCTCGCCACCGTGCCGGACCTGCTGCCGCCCGAATACGCGGCCGAATTGCAGAAGCTCCAGGCCGACGCGCCGCCGATGGGGGCTGCCTTCGTGCGGCGGCGCATGCAATCGGAACTCGGGGCCGGCTGGCAGGCGCGTTTCGGCAGCTTCGACCTGAAGCCGGCGGCCGCGGCCTCGCTCGGCCAGGTTCACCGCGCCACCTCCAAGGATGGTGAGCGGCTGGCCTGCAAGCTTCAGTACCCGGACATGCAATCGGCCGTGGAAGCCGACCTGAAGCAGCTGGAACTTGCCTTCGCGCTGCATCGGCGCATGAATTCCTGGCTGGACACCCGCGAGATCGCCAAGGAGATCGGCGCGCGCGTGCGTGAGGAACTCGACTACGAGCGCGAGGCCAAGCATGCGGCGCTCTACGGCGCGGTCCTCAAGGACATCGCGGCTGTGCGTGTGCCGCAGGTGCACCCAAGCTTGTCGACCAAGCGTCTCCTGACGCTCGGCTGGCTCGACGGCGACAGGATCCTGGGCTTCGCCGAGGAACCCGTCGAGGTCCGCAACCGCATCGCCCAGGCGATGTTCAAGGCATGGTGGCACCCGTTCAGCCGCGCTGCGGTCATCCACGGCGATCCGCATCTCGGGAACTACACGGTGTTCTCGGAGGGCGGCGAGGCCGTCGGGATCAACCTGCTGGATTACGGCTGTGTGCGCATCTTCCATCCCCGCTTCGTCGGCGGCGTGGTGGACCTGTACCGCGGCCTCCTGACCGGCGACGAGGCTCGGATCGTGCACGCCTACGAGGTTTGGGGTTTCAAGAACCTCGATCGGGAAAAGATCGAGATCCTGAATATCTGGGCGCGTTTCATCTACGGGCCTTTGCTCGAGGACCGGACCCGGACCGTGGCGGACGGCGTGAAGCCCGGCGAGTACGGTCGACGCCAGGCCTTCGAAGTCCATCAGGCCCTGAAGGAGCGCGGCCCGGTGACGGTCCCGCAGGAATTCGTGTTCATGGACCGCGCGGCGGTCGGCCTCGGCGCGGTGTTTCTCCACCTCCGATCCGAGCTCAACTACCACCGGCTCTTCGAGGCCGAGATCGAGCATTTCTCGCTGGACACGCTCGCCGAACGTCAGGGCCGGGCGCTGGCCGAGGCGGGGCTTCCGAACCCGGCCTGA